The following coding sequences lie in one Frigoribacterium sp. SL97 genomic window:
- the pyrF gene encoding orotidine-5'-phosphate decarboxylase, producing MSSSFGDRLAAAFAATGPLCVGIDPHPYLLDQWGLPSDASGVREFGLRVLDGLVGSATIVKPQVAFFERWGSAGFAALEDVLEAGRERGLVQIGDAKRGDIGSTMDAYGEAWFDASSPLRVDALTVSPYLGFDSMTGLVTRARAVGAGVFVLAATSNVEALATQTAVRTDDHGAEGTVASGIVDDVLHDNQTAGDAPFGSVGLVLGATVDLDDYGIDAARLTTTPVLAPGFGHQGATYADLPRLFGPAAGAVLVSASRALLSAGPEGFADAVRRDADEVRSCLV from the coding sequence GTGAGCTCGTCGTTCGGCGACCGGCTCGCGGCGGCCTTCGCCGCGACCGGTCCGCTCTGCGTCGGCATCGATCCGCATCCCTATCTCCTCGACCAGTGGGGCCTGCCGTCCGACGCCTCGGGTGTCCGTGAGTTCGGCCTACGCGTCCTCGACGGTCTGGTCGGCTCGGCGACGATCGTGAAACCGCAGGTCGCGTTCTTCGAACGGTGGGGCTCCGCGGGGTTCGCAGCCCTCGAAGACGTCCTCGAGGCCGGTCGCGAGCGGGGCCTGGTGCAGATCGGCGACGCGAAGCGGGGCGACATCGGCTCGACGATGGACGCCTACGGCGAGGCCTGGTTCGACGCGTCGTCACCGCTGCGGGTCGACGCGCTGACGGTCTCGCCCTATCTCGGCTTCGACTCCATGACCGGACTGGTCACCCGGGCACGGGCCGTCGGCGCCGGCGTCTTCGTGCTGGCCGCGACGTCCAACGTCGAGGCCCTCGCCACCCAGACGGCCGTCCGGACGGACGACCACGGCGCGGAGGGCACCGTCGCGAGCGGTATCGTCGACGACGTGCTCCATGACAACCAGACGGCGGGCGACGCTCCGTTCGGCAGCGTCGGCCTCGTGCTCGGCGCGACCGTCGACCTCGACGACTACGGCATCGACGCCGCCCGACTGACGACGACGCCGGTGCTCGCCCCGGGGTTCGGCCACCAGGGCGCGACCTATGCCGACCTGCCGCGGCTCTTCGGCCCCGCGGCCGGTGCCGTGCTCGTCTCCGCCTCCCGAGCCCTCCTCTCGGCGGGTCCGGAAGGGTTCGCCGACGCGGTCCGTCGTGATGCCGACGAGGTGCGTTCGTGCCTCGTCTGA